From Carnobacterium alterfunditum DSM 5972:
TGATTGAATCACAATGATTATCCATATATATCTTTTTACCTTCTTTAACATTCCTTATTTTCGGGTTTGGTTCTACACCATCAAAAATCACGTATGCAATATCAGCTTTCAGTAAAGAACTTTCTGCTTGTTTAACTGGCCCGTTATCTAAGTTTCTTAAGAAAGCATCTGTTACAATCAATACTTTTTTCATATTCAACATTTTTGCTCTTTCTCCGACCTTTTCAACTACACCAGGACCAAAGAAATTTACATTAGGCATCATAAAATCATAATTATTTTTCAACATATCTATTCCCCTATTCTTCTTATATTTTTTTATTTATCAATCTGCATTTCTTTTAGTTGCTCTTCAACAGCCTCTTGAGTAACGTCAGCTTATAAAAGTGCCGCTGCAGTATAAGAGACTTCAACAATTGGAACATCATAAATCGTAATCGATTTATTGCTAAGTTCTTTTACCATTTCCAAGTTCACTTTAGCACTACCTAAATCATAAAAAGCTAATAGATGATCAGACGAATGATTGTTAACTAATTCACGAACGGTAGCAAAACTTATTGCAATCTCATAAACGTGAGAGATAATAATAATAACGGTTTTTGTCATTGTCCAGCTGTTTTGTCCAACTTGTCTTGAACCCGTTAGATATCGCCCGGCTTCCCGATAACTAATGCAGATTCACCAAAGGATTTAATATAAAAATCTAAATTTAATAACTCGTTTCTCCTTGGACATATTTCGTTGGACTAATAAATGCTTTTCTCATTTCTATTCCTCCTATTTTTTAAAATATTTGATTCATAAAATGATCTAACAAACAACTTAGTAAAATGATGCATGACTTCCTTTAGGACTGAATAAAGCTTAACAAGTAAGCGTAACCATTTCAACAGACAAAAGATTCTCTTTGTCCGCTTCAATTATTTTGAAGCAAGACGTATAGTAGATTGAATAGTAGTTTCAACGAGAAAATAGAAGCTAAATTGTATGACTTAGAAAAATGATTCCAGTCGATACATAACTATGCAGGTGGGGATCCGGGTTATATTATGTAGTTTATTTCAAAGCATATCGAAATGCGTTTAAAAACAAAAAAAAGAGACAAAGCCGATACAACTTTGTCTCTTCAAGAAATTATTTACTATGAAAGTTATTTTTTATTCACTGATTTACTAGAATTTTGAAGTGATTTAAACAGCGCATGATACTGTCCTTTAAATGACATAGCTTGTTCGAAAATATCTTCCCCATCATTTAACATTTTTACGGTTACCCAACCTAAAGATTCTGTGACTGAACTAGCAACGGTCGCGTTAATTGCAGCACCCGCGACAGTCCCAACAGCCGGAATAAACTTCAGAATATTGCCAACTGCACTTCTACCTAAACCAACAACCAATAATTCCTTAGATAAGCTTTTACCTAGACTTTCAGACCATGATTGGCCAAATATCTTATGTAAACGAGCCATCATTGTTAACTGGACTGGCACCAGCAAGAAAGCATCTGAAAAAGGAATAGGTGAAGAGCCGATAATAGCTGCTGTTAAAGACGCGGCATGAACAGTCTTATGACATTTTTTTCGCGTTTCTTCATCGACACCTTCCAAAAATGCCTCAAAAATATTATCAAATTGATTTTTACTTTTATCTAGAGTTTTTTCAGCATGATCTCTTGATTTATCATAAGCATTAAGTATGATAGTTGCTGTTTTTTGCGGTAATCTTTTTAACACTTCTGAGAAAAATGATTCAAATTCATTTTCGCTTTGCTCCAGATCAATATCTGAAATTTCTATTTTAACCTGATCTTCTACTTTTTCTTTTTTCGGACGTCCCGTGCTACCAGTGAACGTTCTTTTTTTGAACAACTTTTCCATGATAATCCCACCTTTATAGTTATTAATCATTATAGAGCATGTAAATCTTGCGAATAGACTGGTACTTATTTATTCACTCAACCATATAATTGAAGTTATAAATCACACAAAGAGGTAGTATGTGTACCCTTATCTTTATGCCTTCTGGATTTCGACTGAGACGGCTCACAACAGTACATATATTTATTTAGATAGTTCAGGAGCTACAAGTTCTACTTTTATTCTATCTGGATCTTCAAAGTACACAGCGTAATGATTTCCACCTCCGGAAAATGGGTGGTGTTTTGTATAAAGAATAGGAATCCCTTTGTTTGTTAGTTTTTGAGTCATATCATCTACGTGTTGTCGTGAACTCGCATGAAAAGCTAAATGATTTAACCCTACATTTTTTCTATGGTACGAATTATCTGAAAAAGGCTCTTGTACTTGGACAAAAACAATGTAAGTCTCTTCTAATTTCCAACTTTGTCCATTTTCCCATTTTTGAAAAGAATGATATCCTAAATCCTCAAGAAACCATCCCCAAAAATCAGTAGATTTTTTTAAATCAGAAACATAGAGTTCAATATGATGAAGCAATCCTTTTGACAAGAAGCACCACTCCTTTTTTTATTATTTGAATACATGAAATTACATAAAGTCGTGTATCCGAATCCCTTTATTAAAAGGGATTCTTTTTTTATTCGACCCTCCAATACACGATTACACGCTATACTGAATGAAATTATGTATCATTTTTGTGAGAAGAGAGGCTTTAAAATGCCTTACAACGTGCAACCATTACGAACACAACAAGAAATAAACGACTTTTTATTTTGTTTAAGACGCAATAAAAATGCGGATCAGGTCAGAAAGATTCATGACAATAAAAACATGACGAAAGAGAAATTCGCCGGCTTCAAGTGTTTGACCATATACAGATCCAGTGCCAATTAGGCTACGTTTATGCTTGATAGGACGTTGAATGGTAATGAACTTCTCACTCTTCTTATTTTTTAATTATTACCGTAAAGCATTAACTTTTCAGCTATTTGACCTGATTTACGATTGTTTTTTAATTGAATCACATAGTGATCAGCCTTTGCTTCACGTAGATCATACAGGCCAGAAGCAACAAAACCACTATCTCCACGAACTACCAGTTCACTGTTAGGTAATGAATGATTGTAATGATCGGGTAGTGGCTAATATTTCCGCAACCTTTCTTTTTCACAAATCCCTTATAAAAATATAAGGTTTACTGGTCATATATATTAATAAGCAACCTACCTATTACTTTTAAATCACGTTGTTCAGCAATACGATAACCACTTTTGGTTATATCCGGAAGGATGCCTTCTAAAATTTGAGTTATTTTTTCTTTGAAGTCGTAGATAGTAATTCCTTTATACACCGTTTCACCATCTGACAGCCAATCTTTATACACAGGAATGTCCCTGATCAAAACAGGTATTTTAGAAGCGAGAGCCTCAAGTAAGACTATGCCCTCCGTTTCCTCATGTGTCAGAAACAGGAATAAATCACTTCCGCAATAAGCATCTCTCAAATCATTTCTATTTACATAGCCGGGGAAATGAAGATTTGGCAAAGAATTTTCAATTATTTCCCTTACTGAATGTGGGACAAGATGTGAGTTTGTATATCCAAACCAGTAAAACTGATATTCCGGCATTTGCTCTGCTATCTTTACAAAGTCTAAAATACCTTTTCTTTCAATATAGTGCCCGACTGAGATGATTACTTTTTCTTGTTCTTTCAAGTCATATTTATCACGGAATCTCTTGCGTGCATCATAATTCCGTTCAAAATAATCAATATCAACTCCATTGGAAAGGCTAAATATAGGACGTTTTAATCCATAACTCTCTAATAACATTTTTGAATACTCTGTAGGTGTAATAACGATATCAGCACTATTATAGCAATAAATTATCCATTTTTTAAAAATTGGTGCAAGCAAATTTGAACCCCGAAAAGAATTTTTAAAATCTTCCATAGTAGAATGTGCATAGTAAATAACCTTTTTGCTTTTCCTCTTTGCCATTATGCTCATGATTCGGGAATCCGGAAAAATAGTATTAAGATGAATAATATCAAAATCATCTCTGCTATCCATAGTATAAGGAATACCCAATAGTTTTAAGGACTTTTCCTGTTGCCGCACCGCTTGTCCTATACCGCTTTTATTCACTATCTTCAAAGATCCGGAATACAATAAAACTTTCATTTATCTTGCCATACAAAATAAACATATTCTAGTATCATCATGCTTTTCCTCCTTCAATTAATTGAGCAGCCTAACTAACCATTGGAAAACAACGTTTAGTCCAAAACTATAGCCTGCTATTCAAAATGGCTTTCCTAATAGAATGATCAGTGTAAATTTTAATAATGTCATTTTTGTTGTCCCTGCGAGATAACACAAAAAATCATCTGGAGCAATCGGGAAAATAATTGCTAGTGCAAATAAAACTGAAAAATTTTTATTTTCTGTCCATTTCATGTACTTGCCATGCAATCTAGGGATAAAGAGTGATTCAATTATTCGCATACCATACCGTTTAGCAATCAAAAA
This genomic window contains:
- a CDS encoding YcjF family protein, with protein sequence MEKLFKKRTFTGSTGRPKKEKVEDQVKIEISDIDLEQSENEFESFFSEVLKRLPQKTATIILNAYDKSRDHAEKTLDKSKNQFDNIFEAFLEGVDEETRKKCHKTVHAASLTAAIIGSSPIPFSDAFLLVPVQLTMMARLHKIFGQSWSESLGKSLSKELLVVGLGRSAVGNILKFIPAVGTVAGAAINATVASSVTESLGWVTVKMLNDGEDIFEQAMSFKGQYHALFKSLQNSSKSVNKK
- a CDS encoding VOC family protein: MSKGLLHHIELYVSDLKKSTDFWGWFLEDLGYHSFQKWENGQSWKLEETYIVFVQVQEPFSDNSYHRKNVGLNHLAFHASSRQHVDDMTQKLTNKGIPILYTKHHPFSGGGNHYAVYFEDPDRIKVELVAPELSK
- a CDS encoding glycosyltransferase, which encodes MKVLLYSGSLKIVNKSGIGQAVRQQEKSLKLLGIPYTMDSRDDFDIIHLNTIFPDSRIMSIMAKRKSKKVIYYAHSTMEDFKNSFRGSNLLAPIFKKWIIYCYNSADIVITPTEYSKMLLESYGLKRPIFSLSNGVDIDYFERNYDARKRFRDKYDLKEQEKVIISVGHYIERKGILDFVKIAEQMPEYQFYWFGYTNSHLVPHSVREIIENSLPNLHFPGYVNRNDLRDAYCGSDLFLFLTHEETEGIVLLEALASKIPVLIRDIPVYKDWLSDGETVYKGITIYDFKEKITQILEGILPDITKSGYRIAEQRDLKVIGRLLINIYDQ